A single window of Lepeophtheirus salmonis chromosome 2, UVic_Lsal_1.4, whole genome shotgun sequence DNA harbors:
- the LOC121132490 gene encoding uncharacterized protein isoform X1, which produces MFTEIYPIEEVLNKLNRKTSQKESSDTFIQEYVQNDVSNYEGDDSYSLYISTPPSTPLSSMGSRNASMSSLETNSTTNSSMSINNIPNGSTTTTQFYKPPSNEQSQSRPHSSLSFQNAPTNMHPAVLHRPCSTTAWDLNYRRKSHCLASKNLVQENEDLESINGSFSNDINGFSTVKRTFSPFYRVSDTNQIMNGVFMSQRCSSADRSMPSLNCSRQYLRCLSSDKTQNVSTDSGPHYATPKPGSNFQSVPNFHSDRGDMVIPHPIYMNCTDLEKMKGANKKCNLKRNSLDPSTKTYEHYKTDTRDLENELKTPTVEELPKTEQSFPITNEDGSSSSSDSFGSSSGYGSQYTMKLEENSQSKFKGQETLQSHTPRIHLSHNSNRFSNILDNRALASNLMNLKRRSLNLKFNPSFSKGQFLSSTIYKESSLNLNGKPIPPIRGSSMCSKDLTSCSEDSKSQLKNQPNGNALQDEDITPRGSIENIPNLNSPQNDKKVILPP; this is translated from the exons ATGTTTACAGAGATTTATCCAATCGAAGaagtattgaataaattaaatcgGAAGACCTCTCAAAAAGAATCTTCGGATACATTTATTCAAGAATATGTTCAGAATGATGTAAGTAATTATGAAGGAGATGACTCGTATAGTTTATATATCTCCACTCCGCCATCCACTCCGTTGTCTTCCATGGGATCCAGAAACGCTTCCATGTCTTCTTTAGAAACGAATTCAACAACAAATTCATCAATGAGTATTAATAATATTCCAAATGGG TCTACTACAACAACCCAGTTTTACAAACCCCCAAGTAATGAACAATCCCAATCCAGACCCCATTCATCCCTCTCATTTCAAAATGCACCCACAAATATGCATCCAGCTGTTCTTCATCGTCCATGTTCAACAACGGCTTGGGATTTAAATTATAGACGCAAGAGCCACTGTTTAGCTTCCAAAAATTTGGTTCAAGAGAATGAAGATTTAGAGTCCATTAATGGCTCATTTTCCAATGATATCAATGGATTTTCCACGGTTAAAAGGACTTTTAG CCCTTTTTATCGAGTATCTGATACAAATCAAATCATGAATGGAGTCTTCATGTCGCAAAGATGTTCTTCTGCAGATAGATCCATGCCCTCTTTGAACTGTAGCAGACAATATTTACGTTGTTTATCCAGTGATAAGACACAAAATGTAAGCACTGACTCTGGACCTCATTATGCGACTCCAAAACCAGGTTCAAATTTCCAAAGTGTTCCAAATTTTCATTCTGATAGAGGAGATATGG TTATACCTCATCCAATCTACATGAATTGCAcagatttggaaaaaatgaaaggtGCAAACAAAAAGTGTAATCTGAAAAGAAATTCATTGGATCCTTCTACTAAAACTTACGAGCATTACAAAACAGACACGAGGGATTTAGAAAATGAGTTAAAAACACCAACTGTAGAAGAATTGCCAAAAACTGAGCAAAGTTtt CCAATCACAAATGAAGATGGTTCAAGCTCGAGCTCAGATTCTTTTGGGTCATCTAGTGGATATGGAAGTCAATACACCATGAAATTAGAGGAGAATAGTCAATCTAAATTTaaag GTCAAGAAACTTTACAATCCCATACACCCAGAATCCATCTTTCACATAATTCTAATcgattttcaaatatattggaCAATAGAGCACTTGCTTCTAATTTGATGAACCTTAAAAGACGATCCTTAAACCTTAAATTTAACCCTTCTTTCTCGAAag gtcAATTTTTGTCTAGTACGATTTATAAAGAATCATCTCTTAACTTAAATGGTAAGCCCATTCCACCTATTCGAGGATCTTCAATGTGTTCCAAGGATCTCACTTCCTGTAGTGAAGATAGCAAGTCTCAACTCAAAAATCAACCAAATGGCAATGCACTCCAGGACGAAGATATCACTCCTCGAGGATCCATTGAAAACATCCCTAATCTGAATAGTCCTCAAAATGACAAAAAGGTCATTCTACCTCCATGA
- the LOC121132490 gene encoding uncharacterized protein isoform X2, with product MFTEIYPIEEVLNKLNRKTSQKESSDTFIQEYVQNDVSNYEGDDSYSLYISTPPSTPLSSMGSRNASMSSLETNSTTNSSMSINNIPNGSTTTTQFYKPPSNEQSQSRPHSSLSFQNAPTNMHPAVLHRPCSTTAWDLNYRRKSHCLASKNLVQENEDLESINGSFSNDINGFSTVKRTFSPFYRVSDTNQIMNGVFMSQRCSSADRSMPSLNCSRQYLRCLSSDKTQNVSTDSGPHYATPKPGSNFQSVPNFHSDRGDMVIPHPIYMNCTDLEKMKGANKKCNLKRNSLDPSTKTYEHYKTDTRDLENELKTPTVEELPKTEQSFPITNEDGSSSSSDSFGSSSGYGSQYTMKLEENSQSKFKGQFLSSTIYKESSLNLNGKPIPPIRGSSMCSKDLTSCSEDSKSQLKNQPNGNALQDEDITPRGSIENIPNLNSPQNDKKVILPP from the exons ATGTTTACAGAGATTTATCCAATCGAAGaagtattgaataaattaaatcgGAAGACCTCTCAAAAAGAATCTTCGGATACATTTATTCAAGAATATGTTCAGAATGATGTAAGTAATTATGAAGGAGATGACTCGTATAGTTTATATATCTCCACTCCGCCATCCACTCCGTTGTCTTCCATGGGATCCAGAAACGCTTCCATGTCTTCTTTAGAAACGAATTCAACAACAAATTCATCAATGAGTATTAATAATATTCCAAATGGG TCTACTACAACAACCCAGTTTTACAAACCCCCAAGTAATGAACAATCCCAATCCAGACCCCATTCATCCCTCTCATTTCAAAATGCACCCACAAATATGCATCCAGCTGTTCTTCATCGTCCATGTTCAACAACGGCTTGGGATTTAAATTATAGACGCAAGAGCCACTGTTTAGCTTCCAAAAATTTGGTTCAAGAGAATGAAGATTTAGAGTCCATTAATGGCTCATTTTCCAATGATATCAATGGATTTTCCACGGTTAAAAGGACTTTTAG CCCTTTTTATCGAGTATCTGATACAAATCAAATCATGAATGGAGTCTTCATGTCGCAAAGATGTTCTTCTGCAGATAGATCCATGCCCTCTTTGAACTGTAGCAGACAATATTTACGTTGTTTATCCAGTGATAAGACACAAAATGTAAGCACTGACTCTGGACCTCATTATGCGACTCCAAAACCAGGTTCAAATTTCCAAAGTGTTCCAAATTTTCATTCTGATAGAGGAGATATGG TTATACCTCATCCAATCTACATGAATTGCAcagatttggaaaaaatgaaaggtGCAAACAAAAAGTGTAATCTGAAAAGAAATTCATTGGATCCTTCTACTAAAACTTACGAGCATTACAAAACAGACACGAGGGATTTAGAAAATGAGTTAAAAACACCAACTGTAGAAGAATTGCCAAAAACTGAGCAAAGTTtt CCAATCACAAATGAAGATGGTTCAAGCTCGAGCTCAGATTCTTTTGGGTCATCTAGTGGATATGGAAGTCAATACACCATGAAATTAGAGGAGAATAGTCAATCTAAATTTaaag gtcAATTTTTGTCTAGTACGATTTATAAAGAATCATCTCTTAACTTAAATGGTAAGCCCATTCCACCTATTCGAGGATCTTCAATGTGTTCCAAGGATCTCACTTCCTGTAGTGAAGATAGCAAGTCTCAACTCAAAAATCAACCAAATGGCAATGCACTCCAGGACGAAGATATCACTCCTCGAGGATCCATTGAAAACATCCCTAATCTGAATAGTCCTCAAAATGACAAAAAGGTCATTCTACCTCCATGA